Proteins found in one Bordetella genomosp. 9 genomic segment:
- a CDS encoding phage tail protein — protein MSVSLPNGVILALATAYGAVKNITALTNAAPAVATSAAHGLSDGALIEVKSGWQKLNDRVFRIDDSTTGAFSLEGTDTTSQTIYPGGTGVGSLREVTAWTQISQVTDTSTSGGDMQFATFSFLENDFESQIPTQASAQSFTLTIADDPTLAGYKALQAAAEKRDVRALRITFPNGSVILYNGYVSFNETPTMTKGQVMAVQATFSLLSRPVRYAAPQA, from the coding sequence ATGTCTGTATCTCTTCCCAATGGCGTCATCCTGGCGCTCGCCACCGCCTACGGCGCGGTAAAGAACATTACCGCGCTGACGAATGCTGCGCCCGCAGTAGCCACCAGTGCCGCGCACGGCCTCAGCGATGGCGCCCTCATCGAAGTAAAGTCCGGCTGGCAGAAGCTGAATGACCGCGTCTTCCGCATCGACGACTCGACCACAGGTGCCTTCTCGCTCGAAGGGACTGACACGACCTCGCAGACGATCTACCCCGGCGGTACCGGTGTGGGCTCGCTGCGGGAAGTCACCGCGTGGACGCAAATTTCCCAGGTGACGGACACGTCGACATCGGGCGGCGACATGCAATTCGCCACGTTCAGCTTCCTGGAGAACGACTTCGAGTCGCAGATCCCGACGCAGGCCAGCGCGCAGTCGTTCACGCTGACCATAGCGGACGACCCTACGCTGGCCGGCTACAAAGCATTGCAAGCCGCCGCCGAGAAGCGTGACGTGCGAGCGCTGCGAATCACTTTTCCCAATGGCTCGGTGATTCTCTACAACGGTTATGTGTCGTTCAACGAGACGCCCACCATGACCAAAGGGCAAGTGATGGCCGTGCAGGCGACGTTCTCCTTGCTCTCGCGGCCCGTTCGCTACGCCGCGCCGCAAGCCTAA
- a CDS encoding phage tail assembly chaperone → MAGKIKFTLTPQPTFKHKVPMPIPGAGFAEVEITFKHRSKAEFKEFMERAKEQDDDVALVMDVASGWELQEPFDQEHVGKLVDSYVGAARAIFTAYVDELIKARVGN, encoded by the coding sequence ATGGCCGGCAAGATCAAATTCACGCTCACTCCGCAGCCTACTTTCAAGCACAAGGTGCCGATGCCCATTCCGGGCGCAGGCTTCGCTGAAGTCGAAATCACGTTCAAGCATCGCAGCAAGGCGGAGTTCAAGGAGTTCATGGAGCGCGCAAAGGAGCAGGACGACGATGTGGCTCTGGTGATGGACGTCGCCAGCGGCTGGGAGCTGCAGGAGCCCTTCGATCAAGAGCACGTCGGCAAGCTGGTGGACAGCTACGTCGGTGCCGCCCGGGCGATCTTCACGGCCTACGTGGACGAGCTGATCAAGGCCCGAGTGGGAAACTGA
- a CDS encoding DUF1799 domain-containing protein produces MTLDDVAGPPVEVWPGHEEALSLFLSIRTQWRVGMAGATGLDYGVLFHKMDRMGLSPERYEELEEEVRIMENAALDEMSKK; encoded by the coding sequence TTGACGCTAGACGACGTGGCCGGACCTCCCGTTGAGGTTTGGCCAGGTCACGAGGAAGCGCTCTCCTTGTTCCTGTCCATACGCACACAGTGGCGTGTGGGCATGGCCGGCGCCACGGGGCTGGATTACGGCGTGCTTTTCCACAAGATGGATCGCATGGGGCTCTCGCCCGAGCGTTACGAGGAGCTGGAGGAAGAGGTCCGGATCATGGAAAACGCGGCCCTCGACGAAATGTCCAAGAAGTAG